The Agromyces atrinae genome window below encodes:
- a CDS encoding WXG100 family type VII secretion target, which yields MGEYENQLNNIAAGQNWDIEKLRVVQIALANLSRTMRTLADSPGWEGTSADAARERFQLIGKHFTRMEDLVSEVEKTIDNANQFRNEVASQAGDLPSTNIDPFWRNAVKGASVVVHPILGPLASENALGAIENLLGNQREAKAKEAVEKLDKGLEGHRDSLAARRAALDDETRRVSSYRNDGPYPIPDPIPDPTPGGTGGPGGPSGPRVPSVTGPGGAGGSGGPGGGSGGGVGTVPNIPGGPGPVLPPGYPVYPGGGGGGGGDYVPPVPGVNPPGGGGGGPSVDDGGLGVLPGGGGGGGAGGIGGPGGIGGPGGIGGGGVGSGGLGGGAAGLIGGGAGAAALGVGSKIAGGGAGGFGGGAFGGGSIGGASGAGAGAGGMRSGGLLGQAGAIGGANGAGSASGAGAGSGAGSSSGSGAAGGRPGGMMMGGQGAPGESEKNKGQGLGGPVAPKLEDDEERGPRSKGAGAGGRG from the coding sequence ATGGGTGAGTACGAGAACCAACTCAACAACATCGCTGCCGGGCAGAACTGGGACATCGAGAAGCTTCGTGTCGTTCAGATCGCGCTCGCGAACCTCAGCCGAACGATGAGGACGCTCGCCGACTCTCCGGGGTGGGAGGGAACGTCGGCCGACGCGGCGCGCGAGCGATTCCAGCTCATCGGCAAGCACTTCACGCGCATGGAAGATCTTGTGAGCGAGGTCGAGAAGACCATCGACAACGCCAACCAATTCCGCAACGAGGTGGCGAGTCAGGCCGGAGACCTTCCGTCGACGAACATCGACCCGTTCTGGCGCAATGCCGTCAAGGGGGCATCCGTCGTGGTGCACCCGATCCTCGGCCCTCTCGCGTCGGAGAACGCCCTCGGTGCGATCGAGAACCTCCTCGGCAACCAGCGGGAGGCGAAGGCGAAGGAAGCCGTCGAGAAGCTCGACAAGGGGCTTGAGGGTCACCGTGACTCGCTCGCCGCGCGCCGCGCCGCTCTCGACGACGAGACGCGTCGTGTGAGCAGCTACCGCAACGACGGCCCGTATCCCATCCCTGACCCCATCCCCGATCCCACGCCCGGCGGCACGGGCGGGCCTGGCGGCCCCTCGGGCCCCCGAGTTCCCAGCGTGACCGGCCCCGGTGGCGCGGGCGGCAGCGGCGGCCCCGGCGGAGGTTCCGGCGGCGGCGTCGGCACCGTTCCGAACATCCCTGGCGGGCCCGGACCTGTCCTCCCGCCGGGCTACCCGGTGTACCCCGGCGGCGGCGGCGGAGGTGGCGGTGACTACGTACCCCCCGTTCCCGGAGTGAACCCTCCGGGCGGCGGCGGCGGAGGCCCGTCGGTCGATGACGGTGGTCTCGGCGTTCTCCCCGGTGGCGGCGGAGGCGGCGGTGCCGGCGGAATCGGCGGCCCCGGTGGAATCGGTGGCCCGGGCGGAATCGGTGGCGGCGGAGTCGGCTCCGGTGGCCTCGGCGGCGGCGCTGCGGGTCTCATCGGTGGCGGCGCAGGAGCTGCGGCTCTCGGCGTCGGTTCGAAGATCGCCGGCGGTGGCGCCGGCGGCTTTGGCGGCGGCGCTTTCGGTGGCGGCAGCATCGGTGGCGCGTCGGGTGCCGGCGCGGGTGCCGGTGGAATGCGTTCCGGCGGTCTCCTCGGTCAGGCCGGTGCCATCGGTGGCGCCAACGGCGCAGGCTCGGCGAGCGGTGCAGGCGCCGGTTCGGGCGCGGGCTCGTCCTCCGGTTCGGGCGCGGCCGGCGGCCGTCCCGGCGGAATGATGATGGGTGGCCAGGGCGCCCCCGGCGAGTCCGAGAAGAACAAGGGACAGGGCCTCGGCGGCCCCGTCGCCCCGAAGCTCGAAGACGACGAAGAACGGGGACCGCGCTCGAAGGGCGCCGGTGCCGGAGGTCGCGGCTAG
- a CDS encoding RDD family protein: MPSLPPGLLAPQPGLEGTAPPAAAPAAAPAAAAPVATVDAPVAESAEPAAPRPPITEARPRRAAPSLPPTFSGRPATPGVRLGAFSIDVAVVSLISVIVFLATASPVFAALAAVELAVALWVVESRTGVTVGNAILRIRTAREEGPFSPGVGRGFVRWFLTGAGFLVAMVGAWAVVASSAWDASGLRRTWADRAARTVVVAVPRRVRVAAETPVRSDAVVLQAPHLVSTSTRGAAVDDDSASVSFTGAPGSTPIATEAAAVRGAITEAPGRRAAEAPAPEQAPVAPAAPAPQQGRRAAGVPVAADQAAPPAEMAVAAERGALLLIFDTGQREQLPTPVAVNLGRNPSATEQSDRLITVRDPESTVSKTHLRLEHSRGRTWVTDNGSTNGTEIRSDDGDSAPLLPGNRALLDEGDRVRIGNRTFTVSLLMAHDDAGGEKAS; the protein is encoded by the coding sequence GTGCCCTCCCTCCCTCCCGGCCTCCTCGCGCCGCAGCCCGGTCTCGAGGGCACGGCACCTCCCGCGGCAGCTCCCGCGGCAGCTCCCGCTGCCGCTGCTCCGGTGGCGACCGTCGATGCCCCTGTCGCAGAGTCCGCCGAGCCGGCAGCGCCGCGACCGCCGATCACCGAGGCGCGCCCTCGTCGTGCCGCGCCGTCGCTGCCCCCGACGTTCAGCGGTCGACCGGCGACCCCCGGAGTCCGCCTCGGGGCGTTCAGCATCGACGTCGCCGTCGTCTCTCTCATATCCGTGATCGTCTTCCTCGCCACGGCGAGCCCCGTCTTCGCAGCCCTCGCCGCCGTCGAACTCGCCGTCGCGCTGTGGGTCGTCGAGTCGCGCACGGGAGTGACCGTGGGCAATGCGATCCTGCGCATCCGCACCGCTCGTGAAGAGGGTCCTTTCTCGCCCGGCGTCGGTCGCGGATTCGTCCGCTGGTTCCTCACCGGCGCCGGATTCCTCGTCGCGATGGTCGGTGCGTGGGCCGTCGTCGCCTCGAGCGCCTGGGATGCCTCGGGCCTCCGCCGCACATGGGCCGATCGCGCCGCTCGCACCGTGGTCGTGGCCGTGCCGCGTCGCGTGCGGGTCGCCGCAGAGACCCCCGTGCGCTCCGACGCCGTCGTGCTGCAGGCTCCGCACCTCGTCTCGACGAGCACGCGCGGGGCCGCGGTCGACGACGACTCGGCGAGCGTCTCGTTCACCGGCGCTCCGGGCTCGACGCCCATCGCGACCGAGGCGGCAGCCGTGCGCGGCGCCATCACCGAGGCTCCGGGCAGACGCGCCGCAGAAGCCCCTGCGCCGGAGCAGGCACCCGTGGCTCCGGCCGCGCCCGCTCCTCAGCAGGGACGCCGTGCGGCAGGCGTGCCCGTCGCGGCCGACCAGGCCGCACCGCCCGCGGAGATGGCTGTCGCGGCCGAGCGCGGAGCGCTCCTCCTCATCTTCGACACCGGTCAGCGCGAGCAGCTTCCGACGCCGGTCGCCGTGAACCTCGGCCGCAACCCCTCGGCGACCGAGCAGTCCGACCGTCTCATCACCGTGCGCGACCCCGAGTCGACGGTCTCGAAGACCCACCTGCGACTCGAGCACTCACGAGGGCGCACGTGGGTCACCGACAACGGCTCGACGAACGGTACCGAGATCCGCAGCGACGACGGCGACTCGGCCCCCCTGCTGCCCGGCAATCGCGCGCTCCTCGACGAGGGCGATCGCGTACGCATCGGAAATCGCACATTCACCGTCAGCCTCCTCATGGCGCACGACGACGCCGGAGGAGAGAAAGCATCATGA